Proteins co-encoded in one Amia ocellicauda isolate fAmiCal2 chromosome 11, fAmiCal2.hap1, whole genome shotgun sequence genomic window:
- the rbbp4 gene encoding histone-binding protein RBBP4 isoform X1: protein MADKEAAFDDAVEERVINEEYKIWKKNTPFLYDLVMTHALEWPSLTAQWLPDVTRPEGKDFSVHRLVLGTHTSDEQNHLVIASVQLPNDDAQFDASHYDSEKGEFGGFGSVSGKIEIEIKINHEGEVNRARYMPQNPCIIATKTPTSDVLVFDYTKHPSKPDPSGECNPDLRLRGHQKEGYGLSWNPNLSGYLLSASDDHVRTICLWDISAVPKEGKVVDAKTIFTGHTAVVEDVSWHLLHESLFGSVADDQKLMIWDTRSNNTSKPSHAVDAHTAEVNCLSFNPYSEFILATGSADKTVALWDLRNLKLKLHSFESHKDEIFQVQWSPHNETILASSGTDRRLNVWDLSKIGEEQSPEDAEDGPPELLFIHGGHTAKISDFSWNPNEPWVICSVSEDNIMQVWQMAENIYNDEDPEGAADAEVQG, encoded by the exons ATGGCCGATAAAGAAG CAGCCTTTGATGATGCTGTGGAGGAGAGAGTGATCAATGAAGAATACAAGATCTGGAAGAAGAACACCCCCTTCCTGTATGATCTGGTGATGACCCATGCCTTGGAGTGGCCCAGTCTCACCGCACAGTGGCTGCCCGATGTCACCAG ACCTGAGGGGAAGGACTTCAGTGTACACCGCCTGGTCCTCGGCACCCACACATCGGACGAGCAGAACCACCTGGTCATCGCCAGCGTTCAGTTGCCCAATGATGATGCCCAGTTCGACGCCTCTCATTACGACAGTGAGAAAGGAG AGTTCGGTGGTTTTGGCTCTGTGAGCGGGAAGATTGAGATCGAAATTAAGATCAACCACGAAGGAGAGGTGAATCGTGCCCGCTACATGCCCCAGAATCCCTGCATTATCGCTACCAAAACCCCCACCAGTGACGTGTTGGTGTTCGACTACACAAAACATCCCTCCAAACCAG ATCCCTCTGGCGAGTGCAATCCAGACCTGCGTCTGAGGGGACACCAGAAGGAGGGCTATGGTCTGTCCTGGAACCCCAATCTGAGCGGATACCTGCTGAGTGCCTCAGACGATCACGTAAGG ACCATCTGCTTGTGGGACATCAGTGCCGTTCCCAAGGAGGGCAAGGTGGTGGACGCCAAGACCATCTTCACCGGGCACACAGCTGTGGTGGAGGACGTGTCCTGGCACCTCCTGCATGAGTCACTGTTCGGCTCAGTCGCAGATGACCAGAAACTCATGAT cTGGGACACCAGGTCCAACAACACGTCCAAGCCCAGTCACGCAGTAGACGCCCACACTGCAGAGGTCAACTGCCTCTCCTTCAACCCCTACAGCGAATTCATCCTGGCCACAGGCTCCGCAGACAAG ACTGTTGCTCTGTGGGATCTGCGCAACCTGAAGCTGAAGCTGCACTCGTTTGAGTCTCATAAAGACGAGATTTTCCAG GTTCAGTGGTCTCCTCATAACGAAACTATCCTGGCATCGAGTGGCACAGACAGACGACTCAACGTCTGGGATTTAAG TAAAATCGGAGAGGAGCAGTCCCCAGAGGACGCAGAGGACGGCCCCCCTGAGCTCCTG TTTATCCACGGCGGTCACACAGCCAAGATTTCAGACTTCTCCTGGAACCCCAATGAACCCTGGGTCATCTGCTCCGTCTCAGAAGACAACATTATGCAAGTGTGGCAAATG GCTGAGAACATTTACAATGACGAGGACCCGGAGGGAGCGGCTGATGCAGAAGTGCAAGGTTGA
- the rbbp4 gene encoding histone-binding protein RBBP4 isoform X2 has product MADKEAAFDDAVEERVINEEYKIWKKNTPFLYDLVMTHALEWPSLTAQWLPDVTRPEGKDFSVHRLVLGTHTSDEQNHLVIASVQLPNDDAQFDASHYDSEKGEFGGFGSVSGKIEIEIKINHEGEVNRARYMPQNPCIIATKTPTSDVLVFDYTKHPSKPDPSGECNPDLRLRGHQKEGYGLSWNPNLSGYLLSASDDHTICLWDISAVPKEGKVVDAKTIFTGHTAVVEDVSWHLLHESLFGSVADDQKLMIWDTRSNNTSKPSHAVDAHTAEVNCLSFNPYSEFILATGSADKTVALWDLRNLKLKLHSFESHKDEIFQVQWSPHNETILASSGTDRRLNVWDLSKIGEEQSPEDAEDGPPELLFIHGGHTAKISDFSWNPNEPWVICSVSEDNIMQVWQMAENIYNDEDPEGAADAEVQG; this is encoded by the exons ATGGCCGATAAAGAAG CAGCCTTTGATGATGCTGTGGAGGAGAGAGTGATCAATGAAGAATACAAGATCTGGAAGAAGAACACCCCCTTCCTGTATGATCTGGTGATGACCCATGCCTTGGAGTGGCCCAGTCTCACCGCACAGTGGCTGCCCGATGTCACCAG ACCTGAGGGGAAGGACTTCAGTGTACACCGCCTGGTCCTCGGCACCCACACATCGGACGAGCAGAACCACCTGGTCATCGCCAGCGTTCAGTTGCCCAATGATGATGCCCAGTTCGACGCCTCTCATTACGACAGTGAGAAAGGAG AGTTCGGTGGTTTTGGCTCTGTGAGCGGGAAGATTGAGATCGAAATTAAGATCAACCACGAAGGAGAGGTGAATCGTGCCCGCTACATGCCCCAGAATCCCTGCATTATCGCTACCAAAACCCCCACCAGTGACGTGTTGGTGTTCGACTACACAAAACATCCCTCCAAACCAG ATCCCTCTGGCGAGTGCAATCCAGACCTGCGTCTGAGGGGACACCAGAAGGAGGGCTATGGTCTGTCCTGGAACCCCAATCTGAGCGGATACCTGCTGAGTGCCTCAGACGATCAC ACCATCTGCTTGTGGGACATCAGTGCCGTTCCCAAGGAGGGCAAGGTGGTGGACGCCAAGACCATCTTCACCGGGCACACAGCTGTGGTGGAGGACGTGTCCTGGCACCTCCTGCATGAGTCACTGTTCGGCTCAGTCGCAGATGACCAGAAACTCATGAT cTGGGACACCAGGTCCAACAACACGTCCAAGCCCAGTCACGCAGTAGACGCCCACACTGCAGAGGTCAACTGCCTCTCCTTCAACCCCTACAGCGAATTCATCCTGGCCACAGGCTCCGCAGACAAG ACTGTTGCTCTGTGGGATCTGCGCAACCTGAAGCTGAAGCTGCACTCGTTTGAGTCTCATAAAGACGAGATTTTCCAG GTTCAGTGGTCTCCTCATAACGAAACTATCCTGGCATCGAGTGGCACAGACAGACGACTCAACGTCTGGGATTTAAG TAAAATCGGAGAGGAGCAGTCCCCAGAGGACGCAGAGGACGGCCCCCCTGAGCTCCTG TTTATCCACGGCGGTCACACAGCCAAGATTTCAGACTTCTCCTGGAACCCCAATGAACCCTGGGTCATCTGCTCCGTCTCAGAAGACAACATTATGCAAGTGTGGCAAATG GCTGAGAACATTTACAATGACGAGGACCCGGAGGGAGCGGCTGATGCAGAAGTGCAAGGTTGA
- the zbtb8os gene encoding protein archease produces the protein MNDRELDLTEEQKKLKAKYPAIKKKYEYLDHTADVQLHSWGETLEEAFEQCAMAMFGYMTDTETVEPIDTVEIESEGEDMLSLLFHFLDDWLFKFSADQFFIPREVKVLHIDRMRFRIRSIGWGEEFKISKHPQGTEVKAITYSAMQIHEEMKNPEIFVIIDI, from the exons ATGAATGATCGTGAACTGGATCTGACGGAGGAGCAGAAGAAACTGAAAGCAAAATATCCGGCTATCAAGAAGAAATATGAAT aCCTTGACCACACAGCTGATGTTCA ACTGCACTCCTGGGGTGAAACTCTAGAGGAAGCATTTGAGCAGTGCGCCATGGCAATGTTTGGGTACATGACAGACACCGAGACAGTGGAGCCCATTGACACAGTGGAGATAGAATCTGAAG GTGAAGACATGTTGTCCCTTCTTTTCCACTTCCTGGATGACTGGCTATTTAAATTCAGCGCAGATCAGTTCTTCATTCCCAGA gaaGTGAAGGTCCTACACATAGACCGAATGCGCTTCCGAATCCGATCCATTGG GTGGGGAGAAGAGTTCAAAATATCTAAGCACCCTCAG GGCACCGAAGTGAAAGCCATCACATATTCAGCGATGCAGATTCACGAAGAGATGAAAAATCCAGAAATATTTGTTATAATTGACATCTGA
- the sync gene encoding syncoilin has product MDNHEAHPPLDSCTEGGALEELGQCFQMCIEEVGRLEARRDSLVQEMCALREPMLEATRALREELSSVLRQKAQAELQCQSLQEDICQVKRSLFATTRACIQCQFTLETQRHDVAQFSISRELLQSQLLQLSEELSQLRAARQARLDSLNTQAHNSHQARADGDLSDCRRASLDLERYLKEGIKTLEDFYEPRVLGQLKRRQMSAEALRRTREQTAEMKGRLWPLQEELQRLTLQRSCLEERAALMQIKRDEDVRQYRETLETLEESVRELKIEVKLQKKRNEEIESLKNSLSKELDVYKEYIEACGKLFTTAQVKETTI; this is encoded by the exons ATGGACAACCACGAGGCACATCCCCCACTGGACTCCTGTACGGAGGGCGGCGCTCTGGAGGAGCTGGGGCAGTGTTTCCAGATGTGCATTGAGGAAGTGGGCCGCCTAGAGGCCAGGAGGGACAGCCTGGTGCAGGAGATGTGTGCGCTGCGCGAGCCCATGCTGGAGGCGACAAGGGCGCTGCGTGAGGAGCTGTCATCCGTGCTCAGGCAGAAGGCCCAGGCCGAGCTGCAGTGCCAGAGCCTGCAGGAGGACATCTGCCAAGTCAAGCGCAGCCTGTTCGCCACCACGCGGGCCTGCATCCAGTGCCAGTTCACCCTGGAGACCCAGCGGCATGACGTGGCCCAGTTCTCCATCTCCCGGGAGCTGCTGCAGTCCCAGCTGCTCCAGCTCTCTGAGGAGCTCTCCCAGCTCAGAGCCGCCCGGCAGGCCCGGCTGGACTCCCTGAACACGCAGGCGCACAACTCCCACCAAGCTCGGGCCGATGGCGACCTGTCGGACTGCCGTAGGGCCTCTCTGGACCTAGAGCGCTACCTGAAGGAGGGGATCAAGACCCTGGAGGATTTCTATGAGCCCCGAGTGCTGGGCCAGCTGAAGAGACGGCAGATGAGCGCTGAGGCCCTGAGGAGGACCAGGGAGCAGACGGCTGAAATGAAGGGGAGGCTCTGGCCCTTGCAGGAGGAGCTCCAGAGACTCACCCTGCAGAGGAGCTGCCTGGAGGAGAGGGCAGCCCTCATGCAGATAAAGAGGGATGAAGACGTGCGGCAGTACCGG gagacactGGAAACACTAGAGGAGAGTGTCAGGGAACTGAAAATAGAGGTGAAGCTTCAGAAGAAAAGAAATGAGGAAATTGAATCACTGAAGAACAGCCTTTCAAAAGAACTAGATGTTTACAA GGAGTATATTGAAGCGTGTGGAAAATTATTCACAACTGCCCAGGTTAAAGAAACAACCATTTGA